The Lytechinus pictus isolate F3 Inbred chromosome 14, Lp3.0, whole genome shotgun sequence genomic sequence TTTGCAAAGCTTTAGAAACGAAATCAACCCATTTCTACGGAAACATGGTGGTGCCTGTGTTATACCTACAGTATGGGAATCATAGAAGGTAATGTCTTTAGGGAATGGGTTTATATCATTTTCCATTCTAATGGTTTGAATCGTGCAGGTGGGAACGTGTCTGGTCAGCAGACGACAGGGTCACACTCCCATGACCATGGCAACGAACATGGCCACACCCATGAGCATATGGAGAATGCAGGATTCTTTGTAAACAGGGAGCTACCAGTCAGAAGGTCCGATTGGAAACAGGTAAAACCAGGCCCcgtcttaaagggatggtctgggctgaaagtatttataaatatctaaataaaaagaataaaattcacagagcaaaatgctgaaaatttcatcaaaatcggataacaaataacgaagttattgaattttaaagtttatcaatattttgtgaaaacatttatatgcacattgtgaatattcataaggtgggctgatgatgtcacatccccactttcctttttcttatatgttattacatgaaatcataattgtttcattttttcatttcattcatgtaaatgatgtgtctccattatgatgaaaaaatggaGTTACGGCactaaataactaatgcactaatcagttgtcaatccaacctattcatataataaaatacaaaagaacaagtggggatatgacatcatcagcccacctaatgaatattcatgaagacatgtctAGAACTGTTTCCCAGGAATAATGCAAGTCTCTATAATTCAATAACTGTtatttcttatccgattttgatcaaactttcagcattttgctttgtgaattttactctatttattgagatataaatatctccagcctggaccatccctttaaaaagatttatgattgatccaatcaacctcaactatatatGGAAAATCCATcgatcaatttttttctataggaaatttgcacaatgtcctttttaagcaaagaaaagcacactgaattttcaagaaaacgatgaatgtatgaattattcatatctagaaaatgttttgaacaatTAAGCATGCAGTTTAGATTAATCGCAGCTCTTTGTGAGACAGGGCCCAGAGGCCCAGTAGCACAAAACTTGGTGTTTGATTGTAGGGATATATTATATGGATCATTATGTACAATCAAGCATGCAAATTAACtgtacgatcaatcgctgaGCTTGTGGAAAGGGACCCAGGggtttgtgggggggggggtgcaatacgaataaaatgaaatgattttccTATAGTTATTAGATCAGATGCTTTTGGCTGTAAAAATACACACTTCAAgtgcattcattttttataggaTCAAGGACAATTTTTGCCAAATTTAAAGCTTCTAGAAATAAAAAAGACTTATTTATTAATTAGTTTATAAATTGTAAgattaaatgtaatttttatataatgtattttttttatttggtattcATCAATGATcctgaacatttttttgtgtgtgtttgtaaaatgtgttatttttttccttaaaaacaTTGTATTTGTTCCTCAATTTTCACAGAGAGCATTCACTGTCGGCATCGGTGGGCCTGTTGGGTCTGGAAAGACCGCCCTCGTTCTGGCCCTCTGTAGACATCTAAGAGACAAGTACGGTATCTGTGTTGTGACCAATGACATCTTCACAAAGTAAGTGTTTGGATAACTCGGTCAAAAAGTATGTGTAACGGTGTAGTATAATCTGTCTTTCAATTTAGGACATTCCagacttttcgcatttactacggggaaactctacaacgcaccaattcctttgaaaatgcaagtcaaatcacaatggagagctgagaggtttttgtcaaaagttggtggaccggggtagcatcggaatctcttgatTCTGGACAATGTCATATTTacaattgttcgtccggtgcaaatcttcggatgatctgctgtcctagtccaccaactttcgacaaaagcctctcagctctccattgtgatttgacttgcatttttaaaggaattaatGCTTTGTAGAGAGTGTCTctgtagtaaatgcgaaaagtccctactgaagatgaaaaaaaaaacactgtagACTCTGAAGCAATGATAGATGAATATTACCCTGGTCTGTACATTGCAAGCTTTAAAGAGTTTTAGAACTTCAAACCATGCTGCTATGAATAAAGTAGCAACAAtgcattttatctatttttcctCCATTTATGGCAGGGTACATTCCGTTCTAGCAGATCAAACATTTTCTGGAAAATTCATGAAAGTTGGAAAAATGCCTCTGTGTGAGTGGAATTTTGaggaaatctatttttttttcaatttaattcaaaatgGTTTTCAGATGAAAAACTTCGATCGCAGAATAATGCTGAATTacaaaaattttgacagtatAATAGATTTAAATCAATGGGACATAGCATAGTGTACAATAAAACACAACATAAAATACAACACAGCAACAATTCTgtattacataataataatattacataGCATAATAGATGAAAAACTGATTTGGAAAACCCATATAAATCATCTATGTAAGACATTATCAAAAAATAGTGGtgtaatatacaaattaaaatcCTTTTTCTCTACTGATATTCTTTGTATAATGTATTCAACACTAATTCTCCCGTATCTCAATTACGGTGTTCTTGCATGGGGTAATTCTCCTAAAACCAATCTAGAAAGGGTGTACTTGATTCAGAAAAGAGTTTTAAGAATTGTTTGTAATGTTAACTATCGCTCGCATACTACCCCACTTTTTTATGAGCATAGAATTCTAAAATTACAAGATATCTATGATTTTCAACTTGGTACTCTAATGTATGCATACAATGCAGGCATCATGCCACCAGCTCTGGTCACAATGTTCATGAAAAATAGTGACATACATAACTATTATACACGAAATGCTTCTGCATTCCACTTACCCAAGTTACATACAAGTTCTGCTTTTAGGACAGTTGTAAATACAGGACCCAGGTTCTGGAACTCTctcaattcaaatataaaaaaatcggtAAGCATTCATACTTTTCAGCGTGTACTTAAAGGTTATCTTCTTAATTGTTATTTGTGAGTTGCTCTAGGTTAAGATATGCTTTTATATActatgttatttttaattttggagCCTAAAAAACTGTATATAAGACTGGAGAATgttatgatatatcaatatatatttatcttgtaTCTTGTCTAACTGGATTCTTCTGCAGAGGGTCAGCccatgtttttttccttttgtattcttttctcgtgtttcttttacctttgtcatgttttttttttttactttactattattatttatacatacgATCGTCCTCTTTTTTTCATGCCATGTTATCCATActtattttcctcttccatCATATATCacttaattatatcatattgttgTTAGTTTATTAGACTTCATAACTGTACATTCAAGCAATGTATTCTATTAGTGTGTGTTTTTTTGTCATTGATTAGTTTTagtttgtcttttttgttttattgttgcatttttttttctttta encodes the following:
- the LOC129276479 gene encoding urease accessory protein UreG-like, with the protein product MSESSGSNVPFVKGGNVSGQQTTGSHSHDHGNEHGHTHEHMENAGFFVNRELPVRRSDWKQRAFTVGIGGPVGSGKTALVLALCRHLRDKYGICVVTNDIFTKEDWEFLVRNEALLEERMRAVETGGCPHAAIREVGLKSSKHIVR